Proteins co-encoded in one Mastacembelus armatus chromosome 24, fMasArm1.2, whole genome shotgun sequence genomic window:
- the ift172 gene encoding intraflagellar transport protein 172 homolog → MQLKHLKTLLTPQEGAAKVTCMAWAPNNTKFAVCTVDRVVLLYDEQGERRDKFSTKPLDPKFGKQSYAVNDMVFSPDSTKIAIGQSDNIIFVYRIGEDWGDKKAICNKFVQTSAVTCLLWPAEHAIIYGLVDGKVRLANTQTNKSSTIYGTESCVVSLASNVSGKGILSGHADGTVVRYFFDDEGSGESQGKLLMHPCPPYALAWGANSIMVGGCDKKVVAYGREGHILQTFDYSRDRSEKEFTVAATSPSGQSVVFGSFDRLRVFNWAPRRSVWDEAKPKEILNLYTITSLAWKKDGSRLCAGTLCGGVELFDCCLRRAIYKNKFEMTYVGLSQVIVRNLSTGTRVVLKSYYGYEIEEVKIMGKDRYLVAHTSDTLLLGDLLTNKLSEVPWPSSGGNEKFFFENETVCMIFNAGELSLVEYSNNEILGSVRTEFMNPHLISVRLNERKQRGVEDNKKLAYLIDIKTVAVVDLAGGYNLGTISHDSKIDWLELNETGRKLLFRDKKLRLHLYDIETGVKTTVLSFCSYVQWVPGSDVVVAQNRGNLCIWYSIDSPESITMFPIKGDIVDLERADGKTDVIVTEGVNTLTYTLDEGLIEFGTAIDDGDYDRATAFLETLEMSPETEAMWKTLSKLALEARQLHIAERCCAALGDVSTVRFLHQTNQLADKVTEEMGGDGTTFYQVQARVAKLDKNFKLAEMHYMEQNATDEAIEMYQELHMWDDCIAVAEAKGHPELNSLRGNYYHWLTETGQDERAGEVKESEGDFQGAINLYLKAGLPAKAARLAISRPEITSNSETVSRIATNLIKGEFYERAGDLYEKIRNNQRALECYCKGGAFRKAVELARLAFPAEVVKLEEAWGDYLVQQKQMDAAINHFIEAGCSLKAIEAAIAARQWKKAVHILELQEDSAAAKYYVKIAQYYTSMQDYEMAEQLFVKGGHIKDAIDMYTTAGRWEEAHKLAVKCMTEEEVMALYVSRAQELERDGKFKEAERLFATVKQPDLAIAMYKKNRLFDDVIRLVAKYHPDLLTETHLHLAKELEAESRLSEAEYHFMEAGEWKAAVHMYRVNDMWEDAHRVAKTHGGAGAQKQVAYLWARSLGGEAAVKLLNKFGLLEYAIESAANNFAFDFAFDLARLSCKEKIPEIHLKHAIYLEDEGKFPEAEVEFIKAGKPKEAVFMYVHNKDWANAQRVAEGHDPESVSEVLVGQAKFCFEQKDFQKAEAFLLRAQRPELAVKHYKDADMWSDAMRICKEYLPNKLSILQEEYERETSKKGVRGVEGLLEQAREWEQSGEYSRAVECYLKVKDDANTALMEKCWMKAAELSIKFLSGDRAVEVIQVVGPRLTHLRKYNAAAELYLNMDLIKEAIDVFIEGEEWNKAKRVAKELEPRYEDYVDQKYKEHLKNQGKVDSLVGVDVMAALDMYAERGQWEKCLDTASKQNFKILHKYVALYATHLIKEEDALKALQLYVQHGAPPYPQNFNIYKRLFLDFINLPNTDGPESYRMWADLRNFLLQLCENLIKSSEANSPAHEDFEQMLLTVHYYATRSAAKGVEQLMSIATKLSVSLLRHTELIPADKAFYEAGLACRAVGWENMAFIFLNHFLDLCDATEEGTLDALDHSDFLDTDIPFEVPVPTKLCVTDAQREQIRDWVLMVSMDNRLEQVLPRDERNTYEASLVAANTGLRSLPCVLTGYPVLRNKIEFSVGKQANKEDWNRFLMATKTTHSPECQDVLQFISQWCGGLPASGFSVY, encoded by the exons ATGCAACTGAAGCATCTTAAGACACTTTTAACACCCCAG GAAGGTGCTGCCAAAGTGACGTGCATGGCCTGGGCACCCAACAACACAAAGTTTGCTGTTTGCACTGTGGACAGAGTCGTGCTGCTCTATGACgaacagggagagaggagagacaagTTTTCCACTAAACCCCTGGACCCCAAG TTTGGAAAACAGAGCTATGCTGTCAATGACATGGTTTTTTCGCCGGACTCCACCAAAATCGCTATCGGCCAATCTGACAACATCATCTTTGTCTACAGAATCGGAGAGGACTG GGGGGATAAGAAGGCCATTTGCAACAAATTTGTGCAAACA AGTGCTGTGACTTGCCTGCTTTGGCCTGCAGAACATGCAATTATTTATGGATTAGTTGATGGCAAA GTTCGCCTTGCCAACACTCAGACTAATAAGTCTTCAACCATCTATGGCACCGAGTCCTGTGTTGTCTCACTGGCATCCAA tgtttctggCAAGGGCATCCTGTCTGGCCATGCTGATGGGACAGTCGTGCGTTATTTCTTCGATGATGAAGGCTCAGGAGAATCTCAG GGTAAGCTGTTGATGCACCCATGCCCACCCTATGCCCTGGCCTGGGGTGCAAACAGCATCATGGTGGGTGGCTGTGATAAGAAGGTGGTTGCCTACGGCAGGGAGGGTCACATTCTGCAGACCTTTGACTACAGCCGTGACCGATCAGAGAAAGAGTTCACTGTGGCTGCCACCAGCCCCAGCGGGCAGTCTGTCGTGTTTGGCAGCTTTGACCG GTTGCGGGTGTTTAACTGGGCTCCGAGGAGAAGTGTGTGGGATGAAGCCAAGCCCAAAGAGATTCTCAACCTCTACACCATCACCAGCTTGGCCTGGAAGAAAGATGGATCACGCCTCTGTGCT GGAACACTGTGTGGAGGAGTGGAGCTCTTTGATTGCTGCCTGCGAAGGGCCATctataaaaacaagtttgagATGACTTATGTCGGCCTGAGCCAG GTGATAGTGAGGAACCTCTCTACAGGAACTCGGGTGGTGCTGAAGTCCTACTATGGTTATGAGATAGAAGAAGTCAAGATCATGGGCAAGGATCGCTACCTGGTGGCTCACACCTCTGATACTCTTCTGCTGGGAGACCTGCTGACAAATAAACTGAGTGAG gtgCCATGGCCCAGTTCTGGGGGAAATGAAAAATTCttctttgaaaatgaaaca gtGTGCATGATTTTTAATGCTGGGGAGCTGAGCCTGGTGGAGTACAGTAACAACGAGATCCTGGGATCAGTCAGGACAGAATTTATGAATCCTCATCTGATCAG cgTCCGACTAAATGAAAGGAAGCAGAGAGGGGTCGAAGACAACAAGAAGCTTGCTTATCTGATTGACATAAAGACCGTTGCAGTCG TGGACTTGGCTGGGGGCTACAACCTGGGAACCATCAGCCACGACTCCAAGATTGACTGGCTGGAGCTCAATGAAACCGGACGCAAGCTGCTGTTCAGGGACAAGAAGCTTCGG CTCCATCTGTACGACATAGAGACAGGCGTGAAGACCACGGTGCTGAGTTTCTGCTCCTACGTCCAGTGGGTGCCCGGCAGTGATGTGGTGGTCGCCCAAAACAGGGGAAACCTCTGCATCTGGTACAGTATCGACAGTCCAGAGAGCATCACCATGTTCCCAATCAAG GGAGACATTGTGGATCTAGAAAGAGCTGACGGAAAGACGGATGTGATCGTGACAGAGGGCGTCAACACGCTGACGTACACCCTGGATGAAGGCCTCATTGAGTTTGGTACCGCTATCGATGATGGAGACTACGACAG agCCACAGCATTTCTTGAGACTCTGGAGATGTCACCAGAGACTGAAGCCATGTGGAAGACACTCAGCAAGCTGGCTCTAGAGGCACGCCAGCTGCACATTGCAGAAAG GTGTTGTGCTGCACTGGGTGATGTCTCAACAGTTCGTTTCCTCCACCAGACCAACCAGCTTGCAGACAAAGTTACAGAGGAAATG GGAGGAGATGGGACAACGTTCTACCAAGTCCAAGCCCGTGTGGCAAAGCTGGATAAGAACTTTAAACTGGCTGAGATGCACTACATGGAGCAG AACGCCACTGATGAAGCGATTGAGATGTACCAGGAGCTCCACATGTGGGACGATTGCATTGCTGTGGCTGAAGCCAAG GGCCACCCGGAGCTGAACAGCCTGCGTGGGAACTATTACCACTGGTTAACGGAGACGGGTCAGGATGAGAGGGCTGGTGAGGTGAAGGAGAGTGAAGGAGACTTCCAGGGAGCCATCAACCTGTACTTGAAGGCCGGGCTGCCAGCTAAAGCTGCCCGTCTGGCCATCAGCCGGCCCGAGATCACCAGCAACAGTGAAACTGTTAGTCGCATCGCCACAAATCTCATCAAGGGAGAGTTTTATGAGAGG GCAGGAGATCTGTATGAGAAGATCAGAAACAACCAGAGAGCTCTGGAGTGCTACTGCAAAGGAGGTGCCTTTAGGAAAG CGGTGGAGCTGGCTCGCCTTGCCTTCCCTGCCGAGGTGGTGAAACTGGAGGAGGCCTGGGGAGACTACCTTGTCCAGCAGAAACAGATGGACGCCGCCATCAACCACTTTATTGAAGCAGG CTGCTCCCTTAAAGCCATCGAGGCAGCCATCGCAGCTCGTCAGTGGAAGAAAGCTGTTCACATCTTGGAGTTACAGGAGGATTCAGCAGCAGCGAAATACTATGTGAAGATAGCTCAGTACTACACCTCCATGCAGGACTACGAG ATGGCAGAGCAGCTATTTGTGAAAGGAGGCCACATTAAAGATGCCATAGACATGTACACCACAGCAGGACGCTGGGAGGAGGCTCATAAA TTGGCAGTGAAGTGCATGACAGAGGAGGAAGTGATGGCTCTGTACGTCAGCAGAGCTCAGGAGCTGGAGAGAGATGGGAAATTCAAAGAGGCTGAGAG gctGTTTGCCACAGTGAAGCAGCCCGACCTCGCCATCGCCATGTACAAGAAGAACCGGCTGTTTGATGATGTTATTCGCCTGGTGGCCAAGTATCACCCCGACCTGCTGACTGAGACCCACCTCCACCTGGCCAAG GAGTTAGAGGCTGAATCCAGGTTGTCAGAGGCCGAGTACCACTTCATGGAGGCTGGAGAGTGGAAGGCTGCTGTCCACATGTACAGAGTCAACGATATGTGGGAGGATGCACACAGG gtggcTAAGACTCATGGAGGTGCTGGTGCCCAGAAGCAGGTGGCCTATCTGTGGGCCAGGAGCCTGGGAGGAGAAGCTGCCGTCAAGCTGCTCAACAAGTTTGGCCTCTTGGAATACGCCATTGAGTCTGCTGCAAATAACTT TGCATTTGACTTCGCCTTTGACTTGGCCCGCCTGTCATGTAAGGAGAAGATACCTGAGATCCACCTCAAACACGCCATATACCTGGAGGATGAG GGAAAGTTTCCGGAGGCAGAAGTTGAGTTTATCAAAGCAGGAAAACCCAAAGAAGCTGTTTTCAT GTATGTCCACAACAAGGACTGGGCCAATGCACAGCGGGTGGCTGAGGGCCACGATCCAGAGAGTGTGTCTGAGGTTCTGGTCGGCCAAGCCAAGTTCTGCTTTGAACAGAAAGATTTCCAGAAGGCTGAAGCCTTCCTGCTTCGAGCCCAGAGACCTGAACTGGCTGTTAAACATTACAAG GATGCAGACATGTGGAGCGATGCCATGCGTATCTGTAAAGAGTATCTCCCCAACAAGCTCTCCATACTTCAAGAGGAGTACGAGAGAGAGACGTCCAAGAAAGGAGTCCG AGGTGTGGAGGGCCTGCTGGAACAGGCCCGGGAGTGGGAGCAGTCAGGTGAATACTCCCGGGCCGTGGAGTGTTACCTGAAGGTGAAGGACGACGCCAACACGGCCCTGATGGAGAAGTGCTGGATGAAG GCTGCAGAGTTATCCATAAAGTTCCTGAGTGGAGACCGAGCGGTGGAGGTGATCCAGGTGGTCGGACCACGCCTCACACACCTGAGGAAGTACAACGCT GCTGCTGAGCTCTACCTAAACATGGACCTGATCAAAGAGGCGATCGATGTCTTTATTGAGGGTGAGGAGTGGAACAAAGCCAAGAGAGTCGCCAAAGAGCTGGAGCCAAG GTATGAGGACTATGTGGACCAGAAGTACAAAGAGCATCTAAAGAATCAAGGCAAAGTAGATTCT ctGGTGGGTGTGGATGTCATGGCGGCTCTGGACATGTACGCAGAAAGAGGCCAGTGGGAGAAATGTCTGGACACAGCATCTAAACAG AACTTTAAGATCCTCCACAAATATGTCGCTCTGTACGCTACACATCTCATCAAGGAGGAGGACGCTCTGAAGGCTCTGCAGCTCTACGTCCAGCACGGAGCACCTCCGTATCCTCAG AACTTCAACATCTACAAACGCCTCTTCCTGGACTTCATTAACCTCCCGAACACCGATGGACCAGAGTCTTACCGCATGTGGGCCGACCTCCGcaattttctgctgcagctg TGTGAGAACTTGATAAAGTCATCAGAGGCCAACTCTCCGGCTCATGAAGACTTTGAACAGATGCTGCTGACTGTTCACTACTACGCCACACGATCTGCCGCTAAAGGAGTCGAGCAGCTG ATGAGTATAGCGACCAAGCTGTCAGTGTCTCTGCTGCGTCACACCGAGCTCATTCCCGCAGACAAAGCGTTCTACGAGGCTGGTCTGGCCTGCAGG
- the dnajc5ga gene encoding dnaJ (Hsp40) homolog, subfamily C, member 5 gamma a isoform X3, which yields MAEPNSSRPQRKMSTAGESVYKVLGLEKGASAEDIKKAYRKLALKYHPDKNPDNPEAAEKFKEINNAHSILNDETKRKIYDEYGSMGLYVSEQFGEESVKYYFLMSKWWFKGLVLCCTLFTCCCCCFCCFFCCCFCCGKCKPPDDDGNYQYVDPEDLEAQIKAEQDGGK from the exons ATGGCTGAACCAAACTCCTCCCGTCCCCAGAGGAAGATGTCCACCGCTGGGGAGAGTGTGTACAAGGTGCTAGGGCTGGAGAAAGGAGCCTCAGCTGAGGACATTAAGAAAGCATATAG AAAACTAGCGTTGAAGTACCACCCAGACAAGAATCCAGACAATCCAGAGGCAGCGGAGAAGTTTAAAGAGATTAACAATGCCCACTCCATTTTAAATGACGAGACCAAGAGGAAGATTTATGACGAGTATGGCTCCATGGGCCTTTATGTGTCCGAGCAGTTCGGAGAGGAAAGCGTCAAATATTACTTCCTCATGTCCAAATGGTGGTTTAAG GGCCTGGTGTTGTGCTGTACAttgttcacctgctgctgctgttgcttctgctgctttttctgctgctgtttctgctgtgggAAGTGTAAACCACCCGACGACGATGGAAACTACCAGTACGTCGACCCTGAGGACCTGGAGGCCCAGATCAAAGCAGAGCAGGACGGAG GAAAGTGA
- the dnajc5ga gene encoding dnaJ (Hsp40) homolog, subfamily C, member 5 gamma a isoform X2: protein MAEPNSSRPQRKMSTAGESVYKVLGLEKGASAEDIKKAYRKLALKYHPDKNPDNPEAAEKFKEINNAHSILNDETKRKIYDEYGSMGLYVSEQFGEESVKYYFLMSKWWFKGLVLCCTLFTCCCCCFCCFFCCCFCCGKCKPPDDDGNYQYVDPEDLEAQIKAEQDGGNTVIICQPTSNLGPEGPEGQNQPIPLPMPMPPPQPQSQTSASPAGEENPGETLPESK, encoded by the exons ATGGCTGAACCAAACTCCTCCCGTCCCCAGAGGAAGATGTCCACCGCTGGGGAGAGTGTGTACAAGGTGCTAGGGCTGGAGAAAGGAGCCTCAGCTGAGGACATTAAGAAAGCATATAG AAAACTAGCGTTGAAGTACCACCCAGACAAGAATCCAGACAATCCAGAGGCAGCGGAGAAGTTTAAAGAGATTAACAATGCCCACTCCATTTTAAATGACGAGACCAAGAGGAAGATTTATGACGAGTATGGCTCCATGGGCCTTTATGTGTCCGAGCAGTTCGGAGAGGAAAGCGTCAAATATTACTTCCTCATGTCCAAATGGTGGTTTAAG GGCCTGGTGTTGTGCTGTACAttgttcacctgctgctgctgttgcttctgctgctttttctgctgctgtttctgctgtgggAAGTGTAAACCACCCGACGACGATGGAAACTACCAGTACGTCGACCCTGAGGACCTGGAGGCCCAGATCAAAGCAGAGCAGGACGGAG GTAACACAGTAATCATATGCCAGCCCACATCAAATCTGGGTCCAGAAGGCCCAGAAGGCCAGAATCAGCCAATCCCACTGCCTATGCCCATGCCTCCACCTCAACCCCAGTCACAGACGTCAGCCAGTCCAGCAGGGGAAGAAAACCCCGGAGAGACCTTACCAGAGTCAAAATGA
- the dnajc5ga gene encoding dnaJ (Hsp40) homolog, subfamily C, member 5 gamma a isoform X1 — protein sequence MAEPNSSRPQRKMSTAGESVYKVLGLEKGASAEDIKKAYRKLALKYHPDKNPDNPEAAEKFKEINNAHSILNDETKRKIYDEYGSMGLYVSEQFGEESVKYYFLMSKWWFKGLVLCCTLFTCCCCCFCCFFCCCFCCGKCKPPDDDGNYQYVDPEDLEAQIKAEQDGAGNTVIICQPTSNLGPEGPEGQNQPIPLPMPMPPPQPQSQTSASPAGEENPGETLPESK from the exons ATGGCTGAACCAAACTCCTCCCGTCCCCAGAGGAAGATGTCCACCGCTGGGGAGAGTGTGTACAAGGTGCTAGGGCTGGAGAAAGGAGCCTCAGCTGAGGACATTAAGAAAGCATATAG AAAACTAGCGTTGAAGTACCACCCAGACAAGAATCCAGACAATCCAGAGGCAGCGGAGAAGTTTAAAGAGATTAACAATGCCCACTCCATTTTAAATGACGAGACCAAGAGGAAGATTTATGACGAGTATGGCTCCATGGGCCTTTATGTGTCCGAGCAGTTCGGAGAGGAAAGCGTCAAATATTACTTCCTCATGTCCAAATGGTGGTTTAAG GGCCTGGTGTTGTGCTGTACAttgttcacctgctgctgctgttgcttctgctgctttttctgctgctgtttctgctgtgggAAGTGTAAACCACCCGACGACGATGGAAACTACCAGTACGTCGACCCTGAGGACCTGGAGGCCCAGATCAAAGCAGAGCAGGACGGAG CAGGTAACACAGTAATCATATGCCAGCCCACATCAAATCTGGGTCCAGAAGGCCCAGAAGGCCAGAATCAGCCAATCCCACTGCCTATGCCCATGCCTCCACCTCAACCCCAGTCACAGACGTCAGCCAGTCCAGCAGGGGAAGAAAACCCCGGAGAGACCTTACCAGAGTCAAAATGA